The following are from one region of the Pelagibius sp. CAU 1746 genome:
- a CDS encoding endonuclease/exonuclease/phosphatase family protein — MRIATFNLENLDLAQGGEAAFERRAAVLRPQLQALRADILCLQEVNGQHVAGRKGRELTALTRLLAETAYDTYDLAAAPAGGANHGVSDVHNLVILSRRPAHRSEALRHRLVPPPAYRSVTAEPEAARNMTLEWDRPLLHSVYETDSGRTLHVINLHLRSPLAAPISGQKLSAQRWASLAGWAEGYFTATLKRSGQALEARLLVERIFDADPQALIAVCGDLNAGEEETPSRILQATLEDSGNPDLAGRVLEALELRLPEARRFTINHGGHRRMLDHILCSAALAAACRGVEADNETLPDETLMAEDDPRSNHAPLVAEFDI, encoded by the coding sequence ATGCGGATCGCCACCTTCAATCTGGAAAACCTCGATCTGGCGCAGGGCGGCGAGGCGGCCTTCGAGCGGCGGGCCGCGGTGCTGCGTCCGCAACTGCAGGCCTTGCGGGCCGACATCCTTTGTTTGCAGGAGGTCAATGGCCAGCACGTGGCCGGGCGGAAAGGGCGTGAGCTGACGGCCCTGACGCGCCTCCTGGCCGAGACGGCCTACGACACCTACGACCTGGCGGCCGCGCCGGCGGGCGGGGCGAATCACGGCGTCTCCGACGTCCACAACCTGGTGATCCTCAGCCGCCGCCCGGCGCACCGCAGCGAGGCCCTGCGCCACCGCCTGGTGCCGCCGCCCGCCTACCGCTCGGTGACCGCCGAACCGGAGGCGGCGCGGAACATGACCCTGGAGTGGGACCGCCCGCTGCTGCACTCGGTCTACGAGACCGACAGCGGCCGCACGCTGCACGTCATCAACCTGCACCTGCGCAGCCCGCTGGCCGCGCCCATCTCCGGCCAGAAGCTCTCGGCGCAGCGCTGGGCCTCGCTCGCCGGCTGGGCCGAGGGCTACTTCACCGCCACGCTGAAGCGCAGCGGCCAGGCGCTGGAAGCGCGCCTGCTGGTCGAGCGGATCTTCGATGCCGACCCGCAGGCGCTGATCGCGGTTTGCGGCGACCTCAACGCCGGGGAGGAGGAGACGCCCTCGCGCATCCTGCAGGCGACGCTGGAGGACAGCGGCAATCCGGACCTGGCCGGGCGCGTGCTGGAGGCTTTGGAACTGCGCCTGCCGGAGGCGCGGCGCTTTACGATCAATCACGGCGGCCACCGGCGCATGCTCGACCACATCCTCTGCTCCGCGGCCCTGGCCGCGGCCTGCCGCGGCGTCGAGGCCGACAACGAGACGCTGCCCGACGAAACGCTCATGGCCGAGGACGACCCGCGCTCCAACCACGCCCCGCTGGTGGCCGAGTTCGATATCTGA
- a CDS encoding glutathione S-transferase family protein — MGLLIDGVWHDKWYDTKKTGGRFQRQGSAFRNWVTADGSAGPNVEGGGEPGFKAEAGRYHLYVSLACPWAHRTLIFRKLKKLEEIVPVSVVNWHMGEEGWTFAEGRGVLPDSVNGADKLYEVYLKAKPDYTGRVTVPLLWDKQRGTIVSNESAEIIRMFNSAFDGLTGSTLDFYPEDLRGEIDAVNETVYDTVNNGVYKAGFATSQEAYEEAFDALFETLDALEDRLLRQRYLAGERLTEADWRLFTTLLRFDAVYHGHFKCNLKRLVDYPNLWDYTRELYQMPGVAETVDLFHIKQHYYGSHRALNPSGIVPKGPDIDFTLPHSRDALKAA; from the coding sequence ATGGGACTTCTGATCGACGGCGTCTGGCACGACAAGTGGTACGACACCAAGAAGACCGGCGGCCGCTTCCAGCGCCAGGGCAGCGCCTTCCGCAACTGGGTGACCGCCGATGGCAGCGCGGGCCCCAATGTCGAAGGGGGCGGCGAGCCGGGCTTCAAGGCCGAGGCCGGGCGCTACCACCTCTACGTCTCCCTCGCCTGCCCCTGGGCGCACCGCACGCTGATCTTCCGTAAGCTGAAGAAGCTGGAGGAGATCGTCCCGGTCTCGGTGGTCAACTGGCACATGGGCGAAGAAGGCTGGACCTTCGCCGAGGGCCGCGGCGTCCTGCCCGACAGCGTGAACGGCGCCGACAAGCTCTACGAGGTCTACCTGAAGGCCAAGCCCGACTATACCGGGCGCGTCACCGTGCCGCTGCTGTGGGACAAGCAGCGCGGCACCATCGTCAGCAACGAGTCGGCGGAGATCATCCGCATGTTCAACAGCGCCTTCGACGGCCTGACCGGCTCGACATTGGATTTCTATCCGGAAGACCTGCGCGGCGAGATCGACGCCGTGAACGAGACCGTCTACGACACCGTCAACAACGGCGTCTACAAGGCCGGCTTCGCCACCTCACAGGAAGCCTACGAGGAAGCCTTCGACGCGCTTTTCGAGACGCTGGATGCCCTGGAAGACCGCCTGCTGCGCCAGCGCTACCTGGCCGGCGAACGCCTGACCGAGGCCGACTGGCGTCTCTTCACCACGCTGCTGCGCTTCGATGCGGTCTACCACGGCCACTTCAAGTGCAACCTGAAGCGCCTGGTCGACTACCCCAACCTCTGGGACTACACCCGCGAGCTTTACCAGATGCCCGGCGTTGCCGAGACCGTCGACCTCTTCCACATCAAGCAGCACTACTACGGCAGCCACCGCGCGCTAAACCCCAGCGGCATCGTGCCCAAGGGCCCGGACATCGACTTCACCCTGCCGCACAGCCGCGACGCGCTGAAGGCGGCGTAG
- a CDS encoding pirin family protein, producing the protein MIDITPFEELGRFDNDWLSARYHFSFAYYHDPDRMGVGALRVWNDDTIRPGTGFDLHGHRDMEIITYVRSGAITHQDHLGNVGRTEAGDVQVMSAGTGIMHAEYNKEDEPAQIFQIWIEPAVHGVAPRWETRNFPKAGREGALVPLASGRRGHEENALPIYQDAAILAATLKAGQSVTHRLEPGRKGYLVPATGRLKVNGETVEARAGVVLEGVEEVTITAEEDSEILLADV; encoded by the coding sequence ATGATCGACATCACACCCTTCGAGGAACTCGGGCGTTTCGACAACGACTGGCTGTCGGCGCGCTACCACTTCAGCTTCGCCTACTACCACGACCCGGACCGCATGGGCGTGGGCGCCTTGCGCGTGTGGAACGACGACACCATCCGCCCCGGCACCGGCTTCGACCTGCACGGCCACCGGGACATGGAGATCATCACCTACGTGCGCAGCGGCGCCATCACCCACCAGGACCACCTGGGCAACGTGGGGCGGACCGAGGCCGGCGACGTGCAGGTCATGTCCGCGGGCACCGGCATCATGCACGCCGAGTACAACAAGGAAGACGAGCCGGCACAGATCTTCCAGATCTGGATCGAGCCGGCGGTGCACGGCGTCGCCCCGCGCTGGGAGACCCGCAACTTCCCCAAGGCCGGACGCGAGGGCGCGCTGGTGCCGCTCGCCTCCGGGCGCAGGGGCCACGAAGAAAACGCCCTGCCGATCTACCAGGACGCCGCCATCCTGGCCGCCACCCTGAAGGCCGGGCAGAGCGTGACCCACAGGCTGGAGCCGGGGCGCAAGGGCTACCTGGTGCCCGCCACGGGCCGCCTGAAGGTCAACGGCGAGACGGTGGAGGCGCGCGCCGGCGTGGTACTGGAAGGCGTCGAGGAGGTCACCATCACCGCCGAGGAGGATTCGGAGATCCTGCTCGCCGACGTCTGA
- the wrbA gene encoding NAD(P)H:quinone oxidoreductase — protein sequence MTPSRTRVLVLYYSSYGHIETMAKAVAKGAKSVDGVEVTMKRVPELMPEEVARNAGVKLDQAAPVASPAELADYDAIVFGTPTRFGNMASQMRNFLDQTGGLWAKGALIGKVGSVFASTGTQHGGQETTITSFHTTLFHHGMVVVGVPYSCQGLTKMDEITGGTPYGATTLAGGDGSRQPSANELEIARFQGQHVAEVAAKLVAAERVPA from the coding sequence ATGACCCCAAGCAGAACCAGGGTTCTCGTTCTCTACTACAGCAGCTACGGCCACATCGAGACGATGGCCAAAGCCGTCGCCAAGGGCGCCAAGAGCGTCGACGGCGTCGAGGTCACCATGAAGCGCGTGCCCGAGCTGATGCCCGAGGAGGTCGCCAGGAACGCCGGCGTGAAGCTGGACCAGGCCGCCCCCGTGGCGAGCCCGGCGGAGCTGGCCGACTACGACGCCATCGTCTTCGGCACGCCGACGCGCTTCGGCAACATGGCCTCGCAGATGCGCAACTTCCTGGACCAGACCGGCGGCCTCTGGGCCAAGGGCGCCCTGATCGGCAAGGTCGGCAGCGTCTTCGCCTCCACCGGCACCCAGCACGGCGGGCAGGAGACCACCATTACCTCCTTCCACACCACGCTGTTCCACCACGGCATGGTCGTGGTGGGCGTACCCTACTCCTGCCAGGGCCTGACCAAGATGGACGAGATCACCGGCGGCACGCCCTACGGTGCGACCACCCTGGCCGGCGGCGACGGCAGCCGCCAGCCCAGCGCCAACGAGCTGGAGATCGCCCGCTTCCAGGGCCAGCACGTCGCCGAAGTCGCCGCCAAGCTGGTGGCGGCGGAGAGGGTGCCCGCCTAA
- a CDS encoding LysR family transcriptional regulator: MVRLDAMEIFAEVVEAEGFSAAARSLGVSKSAVSKQVARLEDGLGVRLLNRTTRRLSLTEAGATFYEACRRVLDEAEAAERAVSNLSAAPRGLLKLNAPMSFGFLHLARAIPEFHARFPQITIDMAMNDRFVDLVEEGYDLALRIGQLRDSSLVARRVAPSHAVICASPGYLARRGRPEKPEDLRGHDCLLYTHMAQPRDWLLHGPGGSQGGLQKVKVDGPLLANNGDALCGAALGGLGIARLPTFIVGDYLRDGSLEALLPGFPLPEQGIHAVYPHSRNLSVKVRVFIDFLADYFGPEPYWDQGLEALVAPPAGIRGG; this comes from the coding sequence ATGGTCCGCCTGGACGCCATGGAAATCTTCGCCGAGGTGGTCGAGGCCGAGGGCTTCTCCGCCGCGGCCCGCAGTCTGGGGGTCAGCAAGTCCGCCGTTTCCAAGCAGGTCGCCCGCCTGGAGGACGGCCTGGGCGTGCGCCTCCTGAACCGCACCACCCGGCGGCTCTCGCTCACCGAGGCGGGGGCCACTTTCTACGAGGCCTGCCGGCGGGTGCTGGACGAGGCCGAGGCTGCGGAGCGGGCAGTGAGCAACCTCTCCGCCGCGCCGCGCGGCCTCTTGAAGCTGAACGCGCCCATGTCCTTCGGCTTCCTGCACCTGGCCCGCGCCATCCCCGAGTTCCATGCCCGCTTCCCTCAGATCACCATCGACATGGCGATGAACGACCGCTTCGTCGACCTGGTGGAGGAGGGCTACGACCTGGCGCTGCGCATCGGCCAGTTGCGCGACTCCAGCCTGGTCGCCCGCCGCGTGGCGCCGTCCCACGCGGTGATCTGCGCCAGCCCCGGCTACCTGGCGCGCCGCGGCCGCCCCGAAAAGCCGGAAGACCTGCGCGGCCACGACTGCCTGCTCTACACCCACATGGCTCAGCCGCGGGACTGGTTGCTGCACGGGCCCGGTGGATCCCAGGGCGGTCTGCAGAAGGTGAAGGTCGATGGCCCGCTGCTGGCCAACAACGGCGATGCGCTCTGCGGGGCGGCCCTCGGCGGCCTCGGCATCGCCCGCCTGCCGACCTTCATCGTCGGCGATTACCTGCGCGACGGCAGCCTGGAGGCGCTGCTGCCGGGCTTTCCGCTGCCCGAACAGGGCATCCACGCGGTCTATCCGCACAGCCGCAACCTCTCGGTCAAGGTGCGGGTCTTCATCGATTTCCTGGCCGACTACTTCGGCCCGGAACCCTATTGGGACCAAGGGCTTGAGGCCCTGGTGGCGCCGCCGGCGGGCATCCGGGGCGGCTGA
- a CDS encoding N-acetyltransferase, with the protein MTFTIVPERADDAALITPLLDRTFGFDRTRKTVYRLREGADPVAALCFSAVAGDGGLLGSIRYWPIAIAGTPAILLGPLAVEPALQGQGIGKALVRHSLDAAEKAGHRICVVVGDPGYYRPFGFISASAQGLSLPGPVEPERFQVKALRDGALEKVYGVIGRGQAPEAEVKPARRRRVRRSVA; encoded by the coding sequence ATGACCTTCACCATCGTGCCCGAGCGGGCCGACGACGCCGCCCTCATCACTCCCCTGCTGGACCGCACCTTCGGTTTCGATCGCACCCGCAAGACCGTCTACCGGCTGCGCGAGGGCGCCGACCCGGTGGCCGCGCTCTGCTTCTCCGCCGTCGCAGGGGACGGCGGCCTGCTCGGCTCGATCCGCTACTGGCCCATCGCCATCGCCGGCACCCCGGCGATCCTGCTCGGCCCCCTGGCGGTGGAGCCGGCGCTGCAGGGCCAGGGCATCGGCAAGGCGCTGGTGCGCCACAGCCTGGATGCAGCCGAAAAGGCCGGGCACCGCATCTGCGTGGTGGTGGGCGATCCCGGCTACTACCGCCCCTTCGGCTTCATCTCCGCCTCGGCGCAGGGGCTTTCCCTGCCGGGCCCGGTGGAGCCGGAACGCTTCCAGGTGAAGGCGCTGCGGGACGGCGCCCTGGAGAAGGTCTACGGCGTCATCGGCCGCGGCCAGGCGCCCGAAGCCGAGGTGAAGCCCGCACGCCGGAGGCGGGTTCGCCGCTCCGTCGCGTAA
- a CDS encoding TspO/MBR family protein, with translation MLLVFVVICLAAGRLGAALTEPALEGWYRGLAKPFWTPPDVVFPVAWSILYVTMGIAAWLVWKTAERGELRLPMTLFFGQLVINVLWSFSFFGQRSPFLGLICLGALVLAVILTTVAFTRVNRAAGWLFLPYLLWLGYAGALNFAIWKMNA, from the coding sequence ATGCTGCTCGTCTTCGTGGTGATCTGCCTGGCCGCCGGGCGGCTGGGCGCGGCCTTGACCGAGCCGGCCCTGGAAGGCTGGTACCGCGGTCTCGCCAAGCCCTTCTGGACGCCGCCGGACGTGGTCTTTCCGGTCGCCTGGTCGATCCTCTACGTGACCATGGGCATCGCCGCCTGGCTGGTGTGGAAGACCGCCGAGCGCGGCGAGTTGCGCCTGCCGATGACCCTCTTCTTCGGCCAACTGGTGATCAACGTGCTGTGGTCCTTCAGCTTCTTCGGCCAGCGCAGCCCCTTCCTGGGGCTGATCTGCCTGGGCGCCCTGGTACTGGCGGTGATCCTCACCACCGTCGCCTTCACCCGCGTCAACCGCGCCGCCGGCTGGCTGTTCCTGCCCTATCTGCTGTGGCTCGGCTATGCGGGCGCGCTGAACTTCGCGATCTGGAAGATGAACGCGTGA
- a CDS encoding DUF4159 domain-containing protein, whose product MLNFGLLAFAQPWLLLALAGLPLLWLLLRLTPPAPRRLTFPAVRLLAGLKVPEETPARTPWWLLLLRLFIVALIILGLAQPLLNPAAQLSGSGPMMLVIDDGWASARFWPARQIAAANLLAQAEREDRPVILLTTAPGTQDTPPETSGLLPAAEARRLLQGLKPKPWPVDREAAQAAVEDLRIDGTAHVVWLSDGLDAPGSAGFAAALQRLGRLHVLREESAGLAHLALAPDTEGVDLVARALRADGQGASQAAVLAIGGDGRIITRAPLLFEPGETEARALLDLPTEMRNRIALLSIEGETTAGATVLLDERWRRRPVGLVSIGGEQEAQPLLSETYYLQSALEPFTELRKGSVEDLLQRQLAVLALPDSITLSPDERGRIADWVSRGGLLLRFAGPHSVAQPPAGGAAAGGGDDLLPVRLRGGDRILGGALTWDTPARLAPFAADSPFADLALPDDVVIRRQVLAEPSLDLGEKTWARLSDGTPLVTADRRGEGWLVLFHTTANTDWSNLPISGLFVEMLRRVMAISQGVEGGSGGAALPPIEVMDGFGSLGAPPATVLALETGGEAGGGRESPLGPRHPPGYYGNDSLRQAHNLSRFVGELTPLRGLPAGVTTALYQDSPEQDLKPWLLAAALFLALLDLLISLALRGLLRPGGGVAAASATGALLLGLGLGAAGLAPAAPALAQARDDGRTLEATLMTRLAYVETGDPAVDEISRAGLMGLTRVLERRTSVEAGPPLGIVLGRDDMAFFPLVYWPVTASQPAPSQAAIDQVNFFLDHGGTILFDLRESSAGAQIFGGGSQGTQHLRRLTQGIAIPPLEPVPVDHVLRKAFYLMEDFPGRFVGGTLWLEAPGENVNDGVASILIGSNDWAGAWAVNELGRPLNAVVPGGPRQREMAYRFGINLVMYALTGNYKADQVHIPFILERLGQ is encoded by the coding sequence ATGCTGAACTTCGGGCTCCTCGCCTTCGCGCAGCCCTGGCTGCTGCTGGCCCTGGCGGGGCTGCCGCTGCTGTGGCTGCTGCTGCGGCTGACGCCGCCGGCGCCCCGGCGCCTGACCTTCCCCGCAGTGCGCCTGCTGGCCGGCCTCAAGGTGCCCGAGGAGACTCCGGCACGCACGCCCTGGTGGCTGCTGCTGCTGCGGCTGTTCATCGTCGCCCTGATCATTCTCGGCCTCGCCCAGCCGCTGCTCAATCCGGCGGCGCAGCTCTCCGGCAGCGGCCCGATGATGCTGGTCATCGACGACGGCTGGGCCTCGGCGCGCTTCTGGCCGGCGCGCCAGATCGCCGCCGCCAACCTGCTGGCCCAGGCCGAGCGCGAGGACCGCCCGGTGATCCTGCTCACCACCGCTCCGGGCACCCAGGACACGCCGCCGGAGACCAGCGGCCTGCTGCCGGCGGCCGAGGCGCGGCGCCTGCTGCAAGGCCTGAAGCCGAAGCCCTGGCCGGTCGACCGCGAAGCCGCCCAAGCCGCGGTGGAAGACCTTCGGATCGACGGCACGGCCCACGTGGTCTGGCTGTCCGACGGCCTGGACGCCCCGGGCAGCGCCGGCTTCGCCGCCGCCCTGCAGCGTCTCGGGCGCCTGCACGTGCTGCGCGAGGAGAGTGCCGGCCTGGCTCATCTCGCCCTCGCCCCCGACACCGAGGGCGTCGATCTGGTGGCCCGCGCCCTGCGCGCCGACGGCCAAGGCGCCAGCCAGGCCGCGGTCCTGGCCATCGGCGGCGACGGACGCATCATCACCCGCGCGCCGCTGCTCTTCGAGCCCGGCGAGACCGAAGCCCGCGCGCTGCTGGATCTGCCGACCGAGATGCGCAACCGCATCGCCCTGCTCTCCATCGAGGGCGAGACCACCGCCGGCGCCACGGTGCTGCTGGACGAGCGCTGGCGGCGCCGCCCGGTCGGCTTGGTCTCCATCGGCGGCGAGCAGGAGGCGCAGCCTCTGCTGAGCGAAACCTACTACCTGCAAAGCGCCCTGGAGCCCTTTACGGAGCTGCGCAAGGGCAGCGTCGAGGACCTGCTGCAGCGCCAGCTCGCGGTGCTGGCGCTGCCCGACAGCATCACCCTCAGCCCCGACGAGCGCGGGCGGATCGCCGACTGGGTGAGCCGCGGCGGCCTGCTGCTGCGCTTCGCCGGGCCGCACAGCGTCGCCCAGCCGCCCGCCGGCGGAGCCGCGGCAGGAGGGGGCGACGACCTGCTGCCGGTGCGCCTGCGCGGCGGCGACCGGATCCTGGGCGGCGCCTTGACCTGGGACACCCCGGCGCGCCTCGCCCCCTTCGCCGCGGACAGCCCCTTCGCCGACCTGGCCCTGCCCGACGACGTCGTCATCCGCCGCCAGGTGTTGGCCGAGCCGTCCTTGGACCTGGGCGAGAAGACCTGGGCGCGGCTCAGCGACGGCACACCCCTGGTCACCGCCGACCGGCGCGGCGAGGGCTGGCTGGTGCTGTTCCACACCACCGCCAACACCGACTGGTCGAACCTGCCGATCTCCGGCCTCTTCGTCGAGATGCTGCGCCGGGTCATGGCGATCAGCCAGGGCGTCGAGGGCGGCTCCGGCGGCGCCGCCCTGCCGCCGATCGAGGTCATGGACGGTTTCGGCAGCCTCGGCGCGCCGCCGGCCACGGTGCTGGCCCTAGAGACCGGAGGCGAGGCCGGCGGGGGCCGGGAAAGCCCCCTGGGGCCGCGCCATCCGCCCGGTTACTACGGCAACGACAGCCTGCGCCAGGCCCACAACCTCAGCCGCTTCGTCGGCGAGTTGACGCCGCTGCGCGGCCTGCCCGCGGGGGTCACCACCGCCCTGTACCAGGACAGCCCGGAACAGGACTTGAAGCCCTGGCTGCTGGCCGCCGCCCTCTTCCTCGCCCTGCTCGATCTGCTGATCTCCCTGGCGCTGCGCGGGCTGCTGCGCCCCGGCGGCGGCGTCGCCGCGGCCAGCGCCACCGGCGCCCTGCTGCTGGGCCTGGGTCTCGGCGCGGCGGGCCTCGCCCCGGCGGCGCCCGCCCTGGCGCAGGCGCGCGACGACGGGCGCACCCTGGAAGCGACGCTGATGACCCGGCTGGCCTATGTCGAAACCGGCGACCCCGCGGTCGACGAGATCAGCCGCGCCGGACTGATGGGCCTGACGCGGGTGCTGGAGCGCCGCACATCGGTGGAGGCCGGCCCGCCGCTGGGCATCGTGCTGGGGCGCGACGACATGGCTTTCTTCCCGCTGGTCTACTGGCCGGTGACGGCCTCCCAGCCGGCGCCCAGCCAGGCCGCCATAGATCAGGTGAACTTCTTCCTGGACCATGGCGGCACCATCCTTTTCGACCTGCGCGAATCCAGCGCCGGCGCGCAAATCTTCGGCGGCGGCAGCCAGGGCACCCAGCACCTGCGGCGCCTGACCCAGGGCATCGCCATACCGCCGCTGGAGCCGGTGCCGGTCGACCACGTGCTGCGCAAGGCCTTCTACCTGATGGAGGACTTTCCCGGCCGCTTCGTCGGCGGCACCCTGTGGCTGGAGGCGCCGGGCGAGAACGTCAACGACGGCGTCGCCTCCATCCTCATCGGCTCCAACGACTGGGCGGGCGCCTGGGCGGTGAACGAACTGGGCCGTCCGCTGAACGCGGTGGTGCCCGGCGGCCCGCGGCAGCGCGAAATGGCCTACCGCTTCGGTATCAACCTGGTGATGTACGCCCTGACCGGCAACTACAAGGCCGATCAGGTCCACATCCCCTTCATCTTGGAACGGCTGGGACAATGA
- a CDS encoding DUF58 domain-containing protein codes for MTNTLPLRHRAEQLAATLPPLLVAAERVAASVAQGVHGRRRVGQGETFWQYRHYDLGDRPQSIDWRQSAKSDMVFVREMEWEAAQSVWIWRDASPSMSWTSDRNHQSKRQRADLLTLALSVLLMRGGEHIALLGSGLRPSASRATLTKIATLIENAAATTEAGGARAGSEGPEEAPASDNLPPALPLPRSAQVVFISDFLAPLEEIDKALRYYGEAGLRGALLQVLDPAEESLPYDGRVRFDGLEHEPPWLVSKVEAVRGDYARRLNAQREGLRDICRALGWGCDFHRSDQPPQAALLRLYTTLSQAVPC; via the coding sequence ATGACGAACACCCTCCCGCTGCGGCATCGCGCCGAGCAACTGGCCGCCACCCTGCCGCCGCTACTGGTGGCGGCGGAACGGGTCGCCGCCAGCGTGGCCCAGGGCGTCCACGGCCGGCGCCGGGTGGGACAGGGCGAAACCTTCTGGCAGTACCGGCACTACGACCTGGGCGACCGGCCGCAGTCGATCGACTGGCGACAGTCCGCCAAATCCGACATGGTCTTCGTGCGCGAGATGGAGTGGGAAGCCGCCCAGTCGGTATGGATCTGGCGCGACGCCTCGCCCTCCATGTCTTGGACCTCCGACCGCAACCACCAGAGCAAGCGCCAGCGCGCCGACCTGCTGACCCTGGCCCTCTCGGTGCTGCTGATGCGCGGCGGCGAGCACATCGCCCTGCTGGGTTCCGGGCTCAGACCCTCGGCCAGCCGCGCCACCCTTACCAAGATCGCCACCCTGATCGAGAACGCCGCGGCGACGACCGAAGCGGGCGGTGCGCGGGCGGGTTCGGAAGGCCCGGAGGAAGCGCCGGCGAGCGACAACCTGCCACCCGCGCTGCCCCTGCCGCGCAGCGCCCAGGTGGTCTTCATCAGCGACTTCCTGGCGCCTTTGGAAGAGATCGACAAGGCGCTGCGCTACTACGGAGAGGCCGGCTTGCGCGGCGCGCTGTTGCAAGTGCTCGACCCGGCCGAGGAGAGCCTGCCTTACGACGGACGCGTGCGCTTCGACGGCCTGGAGCACGAACCCCCCTGGCTGGTGTCGAAGGTGGAGGCCGTGCGCGGCGACTACGCCCGCCGCCTCAACGCCCAGCGTGAAGGCCTGCGCGACATCTGCCGGGCGCTGGGCTGGGGCTGCGACTTCCATCGCAGCGACCAGCCGCCGCAGGCGGCGCTGCTGCGCCTCTACACCACGCTCTCCCAGGCGGTGCCATGCTGA
- a CDS encoding MoxR family ATPase, whose amino-acid sequence MTTTPTLPTEDIDDAKLAGQIEDLGHKLGLVRQSIGQVIFGQQEVIDQTLITLLAGGHALLIGVPGLAKTRLVETLGTVFGLEDKRVQCTPDLMPADILGSEVLEESETGRRSFRFIPGPVFCQLLMADEINRASPRTQSALLQAMQERRVTVSGHPHDLPTPFHVLATQNPLEQEGTYPLPEAQLDRFLLEVDVGYPELEAERQMLIETTGAHESRAKAVMTPEELMAAQHLVRRVPVGESVVETILAIVRNGRPEVSELEEVRSQVSWGPGPRASQALMLAVRARALMDGRLAPSVDDVIHLARPVLKHRMALSFAARADGVTLDHIIAHLTAPYA is encoded by the coding sequence GTGACGACGACGCCCACGCTACCCACCGAAGACATCGACGACGCCAAGCTGGCCGGCCAGATCGAAGATCTGGGCCATAAGCTCGGCCTCGTGCGGCAGTCTATCGGCCAGGTGATTTTCGGCCAACAGGAGGTGATCGATCAAACGCTGATCACGCTGCTGGCCGGCGGCCATGCACTGCTGATCGGCGTGCCGGGGCTGGCCAAGACCCGGCTGGTGGAGACCCTGGGCACCGTCTTCGGGCTGGAGGACAAGCGTGTCCAGTGTACGCCCGACCTCATGCCCGCCGACATCCTCGGCTCGGAAGTGCTGGAGGAGAGCGAGACCGGACGGCGGTCCTTCCGCTTCATTCCCGGCCCGGTGTTCTGCCAGCTTCTCATGGCCGACGAAATCAACCGCGCCAGCCCGCGCACGCAGTCGGCGCTGCTGCAGGCCATGCAGGAACGCCGCGTCACCGTTTCCGGCCACCCGCACGACCTGCCGACGCCCTTCCACGTGCTGGCGACGCAGAACCCGCTGGAGCAGGAGGGCACCTATCCCCTGCCCGAAGCGCAGCTCGACCGCTTCCTGCTGGAGGTCGACGTCGGCTATCCGGAACTGGAGGCCGAGCGGCAGATGCTGATCGAGACGACCGGCGCCCACGAAAGCCGGGCCAAGGCGGTGATGACGCCGGAGGAACTGATGGCCGCGCAGCATCTGGTGCGCCGCGTGCCGGTCGGCGAAAGCGTGGTCGAGACCATCCTCGCCATCGTGCGCAACGGCCGCCCCGAGGTCAGCGAGTTGGAGGAAGTGCGCAGCCAGGTGTCCTGGGGCCCGGGGCCACGCGCCAGCCAGGCATTGATGCTGGCGGTGCGCGCCAGGGCCCTGATGGACGGCCGCCTCGCGCCCTCCGTCGACGACGTGATCCACTTGGCGCGGCCGGTGCTGAAGCATCGCATGGCGCTGAGCTTTGCGGCGCGCGCCGATGGCGTGACCCTGGATCACATCATCGCCCACCTGACCGCCCCCTACGCTTGA
- a CDS encoding DUF1285 domain-containing protein — protein sequence MVILPDAGRDRSLGPHGWGDPGKSAAGPLPGGESQPKSRTLNLKIRLSMPADQSPGQTEIPPAGDFDIRIARDGTWYHEGAPIRRKSLVKLFASVLWRDDDGGFWLRTPVEKGRIEVEAAPFTAVELSVKGEGRGQVLAFRTNLDDWVEAGPAHPLRVVEDPDSGAPAPYILVRDRLEALILRPVYYELAGLAVESPRDGDEAAKEANCLGVWSKGVFFPLGAAA from the coding sequence GTGGTCATCTTGCCGGATGCCGGCAGGGACCGATCACTGGGCCCCCATGGCTGGGGGGACCCCGGCAAAAGCGCGGCCGGGCCTTTGCCCGGCGGCGAATCGCAACCAAAATCACGTACGCTGAACCTAAAGATAAGGCTTTCCATGCCCGCTGACCAGTCGCCAGGACAGACAGAAATCCCGCCGGCCGGCGATTTCGACATTCGTATTGCCCGGGACGGCACCTGGTATCACGAGGGCGCGCCGATCCGCCGCAAATCCCTGGTGAAGCTCTTTGCCTCGGTTTTGTGGCGAGACGATGACGGCGGCTTCTGGCTGCGCACACCGGTCGAAAAAGGCCGTATCGAGGTGGAGGCCGCGCCCTTTACCGCGGTTGAACTTTCCGTGAAGGGCGAGGGCCGCGGCCAGGTCCTGGCCTTCCGTACCAACCTGGACGACTGGGTGGAAGCCGGCCCGGCGCACCCTCTACGGGTGGTTGAGGACCCTGACAGCGGCGCGCCGGCACCCTATATCCTGGTGCGCGACCGGCTGGAGGCGCTGATCTTGCGTCCGGTGTACTATGAACTGGCGGGATTGGCGGTGGAGTCGCCGCGGGACGGAGACGAAGCGGCAAAGGAGGCCAATTGTCTGGGTGTATGGAGCAAGGGCGTGTTCTTCCCGCTGGGCGCGGCGGCATGA